The Acinetobacter sp. GSS19 genome includes a region encoding these proteins:
- a CDS encoding SOS response-associated peptidase: MCANFKPLTLEQTKPLNLPVIPFAYPDEVYPGYELPLLFKSDQGLEWRSVRFGLVPKWATDLQIAKRTYNARSETLLEKPSFQAAAMKCKFAVIPVTEFYEGKYIDQQPQRWAVRRKDGQAFYIAALYEIMKLNDQVIRSATMLTIDAIDHPMMKDFHEPGNVKRSVVVIPHHQLDEWLSLTTPQEMYRFMQGFPVEEFECQHVPKTKIVKETPQLTFFD; this comes from the coding sequence ATGTGTGCGAACTTTAAACCCTTGACACTTGAGCAGACAAAACCACTCAATTTACCCGTAATCCCTTTTGCTTATCCAGATGAGGTTTATCCGGGTTATGAGCTGCCTTTGTTATTTAAATCTGATCAAGGTCTAGAATGGCGTTCTGTGAGGTTCGGTCTCGTGCCCAAGTGGGCTACAGATCTGCAAATTGCAAAACGGACCTACAATGCACGCAGTGAAACACTGCTAGAAAAGCCAAGTTTTCAAGCTGCTGCGATGAAGTGTAAGTTTGCTGTTATTCCGGTGACAGAATTTTATGAGGGTAAATATATCGATCAGCAGCCACAACGCTGGGCGGTGCGTCGCAAGGATGGCCAGGCTTTTTATATCGCGGCCTTGTACGAGATTATGAAATTAAATGATCAGGTGATTCGTTCCGCCACGATGTTGACAATTGATGCCATAGACCATCCGATGATGAAAGATTTTCATGAACCGGGGAACGTGAAACGTTCAGTCGTGGTGATTCCTCACCACCAGCTCGACGAGTGGTTGAGTCTCACTACTCCACAGGAAATGTACCGTTTTATGCAGGGTTTTCCTGTTGAAGAGTTCGAATGTCAGCATGTTCCGAAGACAAAAATTGTCAAGGAAACCCCGCAGCTGACTTTCTTTGATTAA
- a CDS encoding malate synthase G, translating to MTARIQKGKLAIAKELYDFIENEALPGSGLDSETYWKNFEQVVVDLSPKNKALLAKRDELQAKIDEWHRNNPFELEAYKAFLTEIGYLLPEVEDFQISTENVDAEIATLAGPQLVVPVRNARYCLNAANARWGSLYDALYGFDVISEEGGAEKGKGYNPARGAKVIEFAKNFLNETFPLAQGSHADATKYAVENNALVVTLKDGSTTGLAQPEKFAGFNGEAANPVEIVLKNNGLHAIVQIDASTVVGQSDAAGVKDIVLEAAVTTIQDLEDSIAAVDAEEKVEGYRNWLGLMKGTLTESFQKGDKTVTRAMNQDRTYTDTHGQVQTLHGRSLMLLRNVGHLMTNPAILVDGAEIYEGIMDALITPLLTFADIRGENQLRNSRTGSMYIVKPKMHGPEEVAFAVELFERAEQALGLPAKTLKMGIMDEERRTSVNLKNCIAQAKDRTIFINTGFMDRTGDEIHTFMEAGPFVRKTEVKNQIWFPAYENRNVIIGLHAGLSGKAQIGKGMWAKPDMLLDMYKTKMEHPLAGATCAWVPSPTGAVIHAIHYHQVNVAERQKELATTQALPLNDLLTPPLATDTNWSDEVKNNELENNCQGILGYVVRWVDLGVGCSKVPDINDIGLMEDRATLRISSQHVANWLRHGIVTRAQVEEVLKRMAKIVDQQNADDPLYTPMSADFENSIAFQAASDLIFKGHEQPSGYTEPLLHAARLKLKGYTGD from the coding sequence ATGACTGCACGTATTCAAAAAGGCAAATTAGCGATTGCTAAAGAGCTCTACGATTTCATCGAGAATGAGGCACTACCTGGTTCTGGTTTGGACAGCGAAACATACTGGAAAAACTTTGAACAAGTCGTTGTCGATCTTAGCCCAAAAAACAAAGCACTATTAGCAAAGCGTGATGAATTGCAGGCTAAAATTGATGAATGGCATCGCAATAATCCATTTGAATTAGAAGCTTACAAAGCTTTCCTTACTGAAATTGGCTACTTATTACCAGAAGTAGAAGATTTCCAGATTAGCACTGAAAATGTGGACGCAGAAATCGCGACTTTAGCGGGTCCACAGCTTGTAGTACCAGTACGTAATGCACGTTACTGCTTGAATGCGGCAAATGCGCGTTGGGGCTCATTATATGATGCGCTATACGGCTTTGACGTGATTTCAGAAGAAGGTGGCGCTGAAAAAGGTAAGGGTTATAACCCTGCACGTGGCGCAAAAGTTATTGAATTCGCTAAAAACTTTTTAAATGAAACATTCCCGCTTGCACAAGGCTCACATGCCGATGCTACAAAATATGCGGTAGAAAACAATGCCTTGGTTGTGACTTTAAAAGATGGTTCAACCACTGGTTTAGCTCAGCCAGAAAAGTTTGCAGGTTTTAACGGTGAAGCTGCAAATCCAGTTGAGATTGTTCTAAAAAATAATGGCTTGCATGCGATTGTACAAATCGATGCTAGCACAGTTGTTGGTCAATCTGATGCAGCCGGCGTCAAAGACATCGTGCTTGAAGCTGCTGTAACCACGATTCAGGATCTTGAAGATTCAATCGCAGCAGTTGATGCTGAAGAAAAAGTTGAAGGTTACCGCAACTGGTTAGGCCTTATGAAAGGCACCTTGACTGAATCGTTCCAGAAAGGTGACAAGACTGTTACACGTGCGATGAATCAAGACCGTACTTACACGGATACCCATGGTCAAGTGCAAACTCTACATGGCCGTTCGTTGATGTTGCTGCGTAATGTTGGTCACTTGATGACCAACCCGGCAATTTTGGTGGATGGTGCCGAAATTTACGAAGGGATCATGGATGCCTTGATCACTCCGTTATTAACTTTCGCTGATATCCGTGGTGAAAACCAGTTACGCAACTCTCGTACTGGCTCAATGTATATCGTAAAACCAAAAATGCACGGTCCAGAAGAAGTGGCATTCGCGGTAGAGCTATTCGAACGTGCAGAACAGGCGCTTGGCTTACCGGCGAAAACGCTTAAAATGGGTATCATGGACGAAGAACGTCGTACCTCTGTTAACTTGAAAAACTGTATTGCTCAAGCGAAAGACCGTACCATTTTCATTAACACTGGTTTTATGGATCGTACGGGTGATGAAATCCATACCTTTATGGAAGCAGGTCCATTCGTTCGTAAAACTGAAGTGAAGAACCAAATTTGGTTCCCGGCATACGAAAACCGTAACGTGATAATCGGTCTACATGCTGGCTTAAGTGGTAAAGCGCAAATTGGTAAAGGGATGTGGGCAAAGCCAGATATGCTGCTTGACATGTACAAAACCAAAATGGAGCACCCACTTGCTGGTGCGACCTGTGCTTGGGTTCCATCTCCAACAGGTGCGGTAATTCACGCCATTCATTACCATCAAGTCAATGTGGCTGAACGTCAAAAAGAATTGGCAACTACACAAGCATTGCCACTGAATGATTTGTTGACTCCACCACTGGCGACAGATACAAATTGGTCAGATGAAGTGAAGAACAATGAACTTGAAAATAACTGTCAAGGTATCTTGGGTTATGTAGTGCGTTGGGTAGACTTGGGTGTGGGTTGTTCTAAAGTGCCAGATATCAATGATATTGGCTTGATGGAAGACCGTGCAACCTTACGTATCTCTTCACAGCACGTAGCGAACTGGTTGCGTCATGGCATCGTAACCCGTGCACAAGTTGAAGAAGTCTTGAAACGTATGGCAAAAATTGTTGACCAGCAAAATGCGGATGATCCACTTTATACGCCAATGTCTGCTGACTTTGAAAACAGTATTGCTTTCCAAGCTGCTTCTGATTTGATCTTTAAAGGTCATGAGCAACCATCAGGTTATACTGAGCCACTATTGCATGCTGCACGCTTAAAACTCAAAGGTTATACCGGTGACTAA
- the zapE gene encoding cell division protein ZapE: MSDPNNSSLTSLSPAERYAQALASGQFMSDDAQAQAVHELERVWQELLQRYKASKKAFRRFRRQTAPQGVYMWGGVGRGKTWLMDQFFDSIPFRRKTRMHFHHFMQHVHKQLNKLSGQRNPLDLVADQIYKDAVIICFDEFFVSNVTDAMILSDLFQKLFNRGITLVATSNIAPDGLYKNGIHRDRFLPTIEMVKKNCTVLNVDAGVDYRLRVLKQAQLFKSPLTHDHQVWMAKRFTALTQTQTVSQEPIIINERLVETLGHTEDVLWCEFSELCLKPRSPADFIEIANIYNTVLVSNVPHLTDQLSDATRRFIYLVDEFYDRGVKLLLTSQDSIIEIYQGEKLAFEIERTRSRLLEMQSDEYLNAEHRQIQAPQIIEQ; the protein is encoded by the coding sequence ATGTCAGATCCGAACAATAGCTCTTTAACTTCTTTATCCCCGGCAGAACGCTATGCGCAAGCATTGGCTTCGGGGCAATTCATGTCTGATGATGCTCAGGCCCAGGCGGTACATGAGTTAGAACGTGTTTGGCAAGAACTCTTGCAGCGCTATAAGGCTTCGAAAAAAGCCTTTCGTCGTTTCCGTCGTCAAACGGCACCACAAGGTGTTTATATGTGGGGTGGGGTTGGTCGTGGTAAAACTTGGTTAATGGATCAGTTTTTTGATTCAATTCCATTTCGACGTAAAACCCGGATGCATTTCCACCACTTTATGCAACACGTGCATAAACAGCTAAATAAACTTTCTGGACAACGTAATCCCTTGGATTTGGTCGCAGATCAAATTTATAAAGATGCAGTCATTATTTGTTTCGATGAGTTTTTTGTATCGAATGTGACCGATGCCATGATTCTGAGCGATTTGTTCCAGAAGCTGTTTAATCGTGGCATTACCTTAGTGGCGACCTCAAATATTGCCCCTGATGGTTTATATAAAAATGGCATTCACCGTGATCGCTTTTTGCCAACGATTGAAATGGTCAAAAAGAATTGTACTGTGCTGAATGTGGATGCTGGTGTTGATTATCGTTTGCGTGTGTTAAAACAGGCACAGCTGTTTAAATCGCCTTTGACGCATGATCATCAAGTGTGGATGGCAAAACGCTTTACTGCACTCACGCAAACACAGACAGTTTCACAAGAGCCGATCATCATTAATGAGCGTCTAGTAGAAACTTTAGGTCATACCGAAGATGTATTGTGGTGTGAATTCAGTGAATTATGTTTAAAGCCACGTAGTCCTGCGGATTTTATTGAAATCGCCAATATCTACAACACCGTATTGGTGAGCAATGTTCCGCATCTAACTGATCAGCTGAGTGACGCGACACGTCGATTTATCTATCTGGTCGATGAATTTTACGATCGTGGTGTAAAGCTCTTACTCACTTCGCAAGATAGTATTATTGAAATTTATCAGGGTGAAAAACTAGCTTTTGAGATTGAACGGACACGTTCTCGTTTGCTAGAGATGCAATCTGATGAATATCTCAATGCTGAACATCGGCAGATTCAGGCACCTCAGATTATTGAGCAATAA
- the pyrF gene encoding orotidine-5'-phosphate decarboxylase: MSIIVALDAKSQSDALAIADQLDPRLCRVKVGKELFTHEGPAIVRLLQQRGFEVFLDLKFHDIPNTTAQAVCAAADLGVWMVNVHASGGRKMMETCVERLKAGNYQTQLIAVTVLTSMGREDLKDIGLDIEPFEQVKRLAALTKDSGLDGVVCSAQEAKILRTELGQDFALVTPGIRPEGSNADDQKRIVTPKQAMLDGSTHLVIGRPITQSANPNQTLNKILASIR, from the coding sequence TTGAGTATCATTGTTGCACTAGATGCGAAAAGTCAAAGTGATGCCTTAGCGATTGCGGATCAGCTCGATCCTCGCTTATGTCGTGTAAAAGTCGGGAAAGAATTATTTACACATGAAGGTCCAGCGATCGTCAGACTTTTACAGCAGCGTGGTTTTGAAGTATTTCTTGACTTGAAGTTTCATGATATTCCAAATACAACGGCTCAGGCAGTTTGTGCAGCAGCAGATTTGGGTGTTTGGATGGTCAATGTGCATGCTTCAGGTGGTCGAAAAATGATGGAAACCTGTGTTGAGCGTCTAAAAGCAGGCAATTATCAAACACAGTTGATTGCGGTGACGGTTTTGACTTCCATGGGGCGTGAAGACCTAAAAGACATTGGCTTGGATATCGAACCTTTTGAACAAGTTAAGCGTCTTGCGGCATTAACCAAAGATTCAGGATTGGATGGTGTGGTGTGTTCAGCACAAGAAGCAAAAATTTTACGTACTGAGTTGGGGCAAGACTTTGCTTTGGTTACACCTGGTATTCGTCCAGAAGGTTCAAATGCTGATGACCAAAAGCGTATTGTTACACCGAAACAAGCTATGTTAGATGGTTCTACGCATTTGGTAATTGGGCGTCCAATTACCCAGTCAGCGAATCCGAATCAAACTTTAAATAAAATTTTGGCTTCTATTCGCTAA
- a CDS encoding lipopolysaccharide assembly protein LapA domain-containing protein encodes MRYFLVAVLIVIFGYALALVLQNGAELSVDLLFLQVPAMRLGLLLLLTLGLGIIVGLLLGVQVFRVFQTNWEIKRLRKDIDHLRKEQIHAAQLAAADAAAHARHEKTVLDIPSENKSPL; translated from the coding sequence ATGCGTTATTTTCTTGTCGCAGTGTTGATTGTGATTTTTGGCTATGCTCTTGCTTTGGTTTTACAAAATGGAGCGGAACTTTCGGTCGATTTACTATTCTTGCAAGTGCCCGCGATGCGTTTAGGGTTATTGCTGTTATTAACTTTGGGACTCGGAATTATTGTGGGATTGCTACTTGGTGTGCAAGTATTCCGTGTTTTCCAAACGAATTGGGAAATCAAACGCCTTCGTAAAGATATTGACCATCTACGCAAAGAGCAAATTCATGCCGCTCAACTGGCTGCAGCGGATGCTGCGGCACATGCCAGACATGAAAAAACTGTGTTAGACATTCCCTCAGAAAATAAAAGCCCATTATAA
- a CDS encoding integration host factor subunit beta: protein MTTEALNKSDLIERIALKNPHLAEPLVEEAVKIMIDQMIEALSADNRIEIRGFGSFALHHREPRVGRNPKTGKSVEVAAKAVPHFKPGKALRDAVNESIQK from the coding sequence ATGACTACAGAAGCACTTAATAAGTCTGACTTAATAGAGCGTATTGCCCTTAAGAACCCGCATCTTGCTGAACCTTTGGTAGAAGAAGCGGTTAAAATTATGATCGATCAGATGATCGAGGCGCTCTCTGCAGATAACCGTATTGAAATTCGTGGTTTTGGTAGTTTTGCTTTGCATCATCGCGAACCGCGCGTTGGTCGTAATCCTAAAACTGGTAAATCAGTAGAAGTGGCAGCAAAAGCTGTGCCTCACTTTAAACCAGGTAAAGCTTTGCGTGATGCAGTAAACGAGTCGATCCAGAAATAA
- the rpsA gene encoding 30S ribosomal protein S1, which yields MTESFAALFEESELNLNVEKGAVIQGTVVSIDSDWVTVDTGLKSEGIVDRAEFLNEQRELEVAVGDTVDVVVEALDNGMGQTVLSREKAKRAETWTKLEKIFEDGEIVTGVISGKVKGGFTVDIGPVRAFLPGSLVDTRPIRDTTHLEGKELEFKVIKLDAKRNNVVVSRRAVMEAESSADREALLAQLEEGQTVTGTIKNLTDYGAFVDLGGIDGLLHITDMAWKRIKHPSEVVEVGQEVTVKVLKFDRERNRVSLGLKQLGEDPWMAIMNRYPKGSIVKARVTNLTDYGCFAEIAEGVEGLVHVSEMDHTNKNIHPSKVVQIGDEVDVMVLEVDEERRRISLGIKQTRANPWEEFAKNHDKGEKVSGTIKSITDFGIFIGLPGGIDGLVHLSDISWNEQGEDAIRRYKKGDTVEAVILSVDAEGNRISLGIKQLNSDPFNDFLAANERGALVKGTVTAVDARGATVKLADEVEATLKASEINRDRVEDATKFLEVGQEVEAKIINVDRKSRSINLSIKAKDEAEEKEAVANLRTASAAQENGPKTIGDLIKAQMK from the coding sequence ATGACCGAATCTTTTGCAGCCCTCTTTGAAGAAAGTGAATTAAACCTCAATGTTGAAAAGGGTGCAGTCATCCAAGGTACTGTTGTAAGTATCGATTCTGACTGGGTTACTGTTGACACTGGCCTTAAATCTGAAGGCATCGTTGACCGCGCTGAATTCCTTAACGAACAACGTGAACTAGAAGTTGCTGTAGGCGACACAGTTGATGTTGTTGTTGAAGCGCTTGACAATGGTATGGGTCAAACAGTTTTATCACGTGAGAAAGCGAAACGTGCTGAAACTTGGACTAAACTTGAAAAAATCTTTGAAGACGGCGAAATCGTTACTGGTGTTATCTCTGGTAAAGTTAAAGGCGGTTTCACTGTTGACATCGGTCCAGTTCGTGCGTTCTTGCCAGGTTCTTTGGTAGACACTCGTCCAATCCGTGACACAACTCACCTTGAAGGTAAAGAGTTGGAATTCAAAGTGATCAAACTTGATGCTAAACGTAACAACGTTGTGGTATCTCGTCGTGCAGTAATGGAAGCTGAATCTTCAGCTGACCGTGAAGCGCTTCTTGCTCAACTTGAAGAAGGTCAAACTGTTACTGGTACAATCAAGAACCTTACTGACTACGGCGCATTCGTTGACCTTGGCGGTATTGATGGTCTTCTTCACATCACTGACATGGCTTGGAAACGTATCAAGCATCCATCAGAAGTTGTTGAAGTGGGTCAAGAAGTTACTGTTAAAGTACTTAAATTTGACCGTGAACGTAACCGTGTATCTCTAGGCCTTAAACAATTAGGCGAAGATCCATGGATGGCGATCATGAACCGTTACCCTAAAGGTTCTATCGTTAAAGCACGTGTAACTAACTTGACTGACTACGGTTGTTTCGCTGAAATCGCTGAAGGCGTTGAAGGTCTTGTTCACGTTTCAGAAATGGACCACACCAACAAAAACATCCACCCATCTAAAGTTGTTCAGATCGGTGATGAAGTTGATGTAATGGTTCTTGAAGTAGACGAAGAACGTCGTCGTATTTCTCTTGGTATCAAACAAACTCGTGCTAACCCATGGGAAGAGTTTGCTAAAAACCATGACAAAGGCGAGAAAGTTTCTGGCACAATCAAGTCAATCACAGACTTCGGTATTTTCATTGGCTTGCCTGGTGGTATCGACGGTCTAGTTCACTTGTCAGACATCTCTTGGAACGAACAAGGCGAAGATGCCATCCGTCGTTACAAGAAAGGTGACACTGTTGAAGCGGTTATCTTGTCTGTAGACGCTGAAGGCAACCGTATCAGCCTTGGCATCAAACAATTGAACAGCGATCCATTCAATGATTTCTTGGCTGCAAACGAACGCGGTGCCTTGGTTAAAGGTACTGTAACTGCAGTTGATGCGCGTGGTGCAACTGTTAAATTGGCTGACGAAGTAGAAGCAACTTTGAAAGCTTCTGAAATCAACCGCGATCGCGTTGAAGATGCAACTAAATTCCTAGAAGTAGGTCAAGAAGTTGAAGCGAAAATCATCAATGTAGATCGTAAATCTCGCTCTATCAACTTGTCTATCAAAGCGAAAGACGAAGCTGAAGAGAAAGAAGCGGTTGCAAACCTTCGCACAGCTTCTGCTGCTCAAGAAAACGGTCCTAAGACGATTGGTGACTTGATCAAAGCGCAAATGAAGTAA
- the cmk gene encoding (d)CMP kinase, which translates to MTIHIITIDGPSGSGKGTLAAKLAQHYHFHLLDSGALYRLLGLSLHKRGLLDELEQQLAQCVEIALNLNIKFEMTQNGTIVLLDGEDVSQTIRTERVGEYASKVAAIPQLRTALFERQRAFAQAPGLVADGRDMATTIFPEAQTKIYLTASAESRAGRRVKQLQGMGVDVKMGDILANIQARDKRDMERAVAPLKPAPDAYQIDSSDLNIDQVFALMVNYIDAQLAK; encoded by the coding sequence ATGACAATTCATATTATTACAATCGATGGTCCAAGTGGTTCGGGTAAAGGAACGTTGGCAGCAAAATTGGCCCAGCATTACCACTTTCATTTGTTGGATTCAGGGGCATTGTATCGACTCTTGGGTTTGTCATTGCATAAACGTGGATTGCTCGATGAGCTGGAACAACAGTTGGCTCAATGTGTCGAGATTGCATTGAATCTCAATATTAAGTTCGAAATGACACAAAATGGCACCATCGTATTACTCGATGGTGAAGATGTTAGCCAAACTATCCGTACCGAGCGGGTGGGTGAATATGCTTCCAAGGTTGCTGCGATTCCGCAATTAAGAACCGCTCTATTTGAGCGACAGCGTGCTTTTGCACAGGCACCCGGCTTGGTGGCGGATGGTCGTGATATGGCGACGACTATTTTCCCTGAGGCGCAGACAAAAATTTATCTGACCGCTTCTGCTGAGTCGCGTGCTGGGCGCCGTGTAAAACAGTTGCAGGGCATGGGGGTCGATGTTAAAATGGGCGACATTTTAGCTAACATACAAGCTCGCGATAAACGGGATATGGAACGTGCAGTTGCACCTCTTAAACCTGCACCTGATGCTTACCAGATTGATAGTTCGGATTTGAATATCGATCAGGTCTTTGCATTGATGGTGAATTATATCGATGCGCAATTGGCTAAATAA
- the tadA gene encoding tRNA adenosine(34) deaminase TadA, which produces MAEPQIKSDEEWMQQAYELAALAASKGEIPVGAVIVSNNQIIGQGFNTPISSHDPTAHAEIQAIRQACLSIQNYRLPEDATLYVTLEPCTMCVGALVHARVQRVVFATTEPKAGSLVSARRLLENGYYNHKFTVDVGCLHQQCSQQLSDFFKKRREEKRQQRNQFKNTIL; this is translated from the coding sequence ATGGCTGAACCACAAATTAAATCTGATGAAGAATGGATGCAGCAAGCTTACGAGTTGGCTGCATTGGCTGCCTCAAAAGGAGAAATTCCTGTCGGGGCGGTGATTGTGAGTAATAACCAAATCATCGGTCAAGGCTTTAACACTCCTATCTCTAGTCACGATCCTACAGCACATGCTGAAATTCAGGCGATTCGCCAGGCCTGTTTATCGATTCAAAACTACCGCTTACCTGAAGATGCTACCCTATATGTAACCTTAGAACCTTGCACAATGTGTGTGGGTGCACTCGTGCATGCGCGGGTTCAGCGGGTGGTGTTTGCAACTACTGAGCCTAAAGCTGGCTCGTTGGTCAGTGCGCGCCGTTTGCTGGAAAATGGTTATTACAATCATAAGTTCACGGTAGACGTTGGCTGTTTACATCAACAATGTTCACAGCAGTTGAGTGATTTCTTTAAAAAACGCCGCGAAGAGAAACGTCAACAACGTAATCAATTTAAAAATACTATCCTTTAA
- a CDS encoding enoyl-CoA hydratase/isomerase family protein, giving the protein MTHSPDLNRYHPDLIVEEAKNGWRVVRLNRPKSLHALDESIVTALLRVFEDFHHDDQVKAIWLDSTTPKAFCAGGDVRKLRQLVINQEVEAANKFFEQEYALDLLLHNYAKPVLVWGEGYVMGGGLGLFMAAPFRLVTPHSRLAMPEINIGLYPDVGATRFLADRGSIGLFTGLTGSIMTSAGAYGIGWATHICDTHRDIVLQKVIDIDWNHYPAGDFRAIDDTLNSLHRPVAPGPLQNSLDVIYSVCRGVDFKYDYEAIIGLNDARSDWLRQASENLQKGSPATAALTWLLWQWGKQVHSWNEVFELELQISDWKIRHADFVEGVRARLVDKDLSPEWKVYSELSLKGILGDCPPVTSIASWNTLLKQYGVID; this is encoded by the coding sequence ATGACACATTCTCCCGACTTAAACCGTTATCATCCGGACTTAATTGTTGAAGAAGCAAAAAATGGCTGGCGCGTGGTTCGCCTGAATCGGCCTAAATCTTTACACGCTCTGGATGAGTCGATTGTAACCGCGCTTTTGCGGGTCTTTGAAGATTTTCACCATGATGATCAGGTGAAAGCCATCTGGCTAGATTCCACCACGCCAAAAGCCTTTTGTGCGGGTGGTGATGTACGTAAATTGCGTCAACTGGTGATTAATCAGGAAGTCGAGGCGGCCAACAAGTTTTTTGAGCAGGAATATGCGCTCGATTTATTGTTGCATAACTATGCCAAACCTGTGCTGGTTTGGGGCGAAGGTTATGTAATGGGTGGCGGTCTGGGGTTGTTTATGGCTGCGCCTTTCCGCTTGGTGACGCCACATTCTCGCTTGGCGATGCCTGAAATCAACATTGGTTTATATCCAGATGTAGGGGCCACTCGTTTCTTGGCAGATCGTGGTTCGATTGGCTTGTTTACCGGATTAACCGGATCCATTATGACCTCGGCAGGGGCGTATGGTATTGGATGGGCAACCCATATCTGTGATACACACCGCGATATTGTATTGCAGAAAGTGATTGATATTGATTGGAATCATTACCCAGCAGGTGATTTTCGTGCCATTGATGACACCCTGAACAGTTTACACCGTCCGGTAGCGCCAGGACCTTTGCAAAATTCGCTGGATGTCATCTATAGCGTGTGCCGTGGTGTAGATTTTAAATATGATTATGAAGCCATTATTGGCTTAAATGACGCACGCAGTGATTGGTTACGTCAAGCGAGTGAAAACTTGCAGAAAGGTTCACCTGCAACAGCAGCGCTCACTTGGTTATTGTGGCAATGGGGCAAGCAGGTCCATTCCTGGAATGAAGTGTTTGAGTTAGAATTGCAGATTTCGGATTGGAAGATTCGCCATGCCGACTTTGTTGAAGGCGTTCGCGCACGCTTGGTAGATAAAGATCTTTCACCTGAATGGAAAGTCTATTCGGAATTGAGCCTGAAAGGAATTTTAGGGGATTGTCCACCTGTCACAAGCATTGCAAGCTGGAATACTTTGTTGAAGCAGTATGGTGTGATTGACTGA
- the ung gene encoding uracil-DNA glycosylase — protein sequence MQLTAEQQAKLDKVHLDDSWKYHLADFLLGPTMEQLRNFLLAEKKADKVIYPPSSLIFNALNTTPLHAVKVVILGQDPYHGPNQAHGLSFSVQRGVALPPSLRNIFHELHTDLGMPVPSHGDLTRWAQQGVLLLNSVLTVEAGQPTSHQKRGWEDFTDQVIDVLNEQREHLVFILWGAYAQRKGQRIDRSKHLVLTAAHPSPLAANRGGFFGCRVFSKANNYLKQNGIEPIDWQLDA from the coding sequence ATGCAATTAACTGCAGAACAGCAGGCCAAACTCGATAAAGTACATTTAGATGATAGCTGGAAATATCATCTGGCAGATTTTCTGCTTGGCCCGACCATGGAGCAGTTACGCAACTTTTTATTGGCGGAGAAAAAAGCCGATAAAGTGATTTATCCACCCAGTTCACTGATCTTTAATGCCTTAAATACCACCCCTTTACACGCAGTGAAGGTGGTGATTTTAGGACAGGATCCTTATCATGGTCCTAATCAGGCACACGGATTGAGTTTTTCAGTGCAGCGAGGAGTGGCATTACCTCCCTCTTTGCGTAATATTTTTCATGAATTGCATACCGATCTCGGTATGCCGGTTCCATCGCATGGGGATCTAACGCGATGGGCTCAACAAGGGGTGTTGCTGCTTAATAGTGTTCTGACTGTTGAGGCAGGGCAGCCGACTTCACATCAAAAACGGGGTTGGGAAGATTTTACTGACCAGGTGATTGATGTATTAAATGAGCAAAGAGAGCATCTGGTTTTCATCTTGTGGGGAGCCTATGCTCAGCGGAAGGGACAACGCATCGATCGCAGTAAACATCTGGTACTGACAGCGGCACATCCATCGCCTTTGGCAGCCAACCGTGGTGGTTTCTTCGGTTGTCGTGTATTCTCGAAAGCAAATAATTATCTGAAACAAAATGGCATTGAGCCTATAGATTGGCAGCTGGACGCATGA